Proteins encoded within one genomic window of Hemiscyllium ocellatum isolate sHemOce1 chromosome 1, sHemOce1.pat.X.cur, whole genome shotgun sequence:
- the LOC132817556 gene encoding keratin-associated protein 5-1-like has product VCVCVSVCVSVCLYLCVCVCVSVCVSVCVHVCVCQCVCVCLCVCLCVCVCVSVCVSVCLYLCVCLCVCVCVSVCVSVCLCVFVCVCVCVCVCVSVCVSVCLYLCVCLCVCVCVSVCVSVCLCVFVCVCVYVCVCVYVCVCMFVCVCLYVCLYVCLSVCTCVCVCVCVCLCLCVCVCVFVRVCVCLCVYVCVSVCVYVCVCVCV; this is encoded by the coding sequence gtttgcgtgtgtgtgtctgtatgtgtgtctgtctgtctgtacctgtgtgtgtgtgtctgtgtctctgtgtgtgtgtctgtgtgtgtgcatgtgtgtgtgtgtcagtgtgtttgtgtgtgtctgtgtgtgtgtctgtgtgtttgcgtgtgtgtgtctgtatgtgtgtctgtctgtctgtacctgtgtgtgtgtctgtgtgtgtgtgtctgtgtctctgtgtgtgtgtctgtgtgtttgtgtgtgtttgtgtgcgtgtgtgtgtgtgtttgcgtgtgtgtgtctgtatgtgtgtctgtctgtctgtacctgtgtgtgtgtctgtgtgtgtgtgtctgtgtctctgtgtgtgtgtctgtgtgtttgtgtgtgtttgtgtgcgtgtgtgtgtatgtttgtgtgtgtgtgtatgtttgtgtgtgtatgtttgtgtgtgtgtgtttgtatgtgtgtctgtatgtgtgtctgtctgtttgtacctgtgtgtgtgtctgtgtgtgtgtgtgtctgtgtctctgtgtgtgtgtctgtgtgtttgtgcgtgtgtgtgtatgtttgtgtgtgtatgtttgtgtgagtgtgtgtgtgtatgtttgtgtgtgtgtctgtgtc